The nucleotide sequence TCTCAGTCAGAATGCCCGCCGATGTGATGAACTCCAATTAACGTTGCGTCTGCGAGGTACAGGCAAACATGAATATTTCCCGCTGGTTAAGCCTGGGGATGATAGCTGGGCTAAGTTTTTATCTTGTTATCGCCTCTCCCGCTCCTGCCTATGCCATGCACATTATGGAAGGCTTCTTACCTCTCAGGTGGGCAGTTTTTTGGTGGATTGTTTTTCTACCTTGTTTTTGGTTAGGCTTCCGATCTCTCAACCGTATTGTTAAGGAACAGCCGGAATTAAAGCTCCTTTTGGCTTTGGCTGGGGCGTTTACTTTTGTCTTGTCAGCCCTAAAACTTCCCTCGGTCACAGGCAGTAGCTCTCATCCAACTGGGACGGGCCTGGGGACAATTTTATTTGGCCCTTGGGTGATGAGTGTTTTGGGCGCGCTGGTTTTATTGTTCCAGGCCCTCCTTTTAGCCCATGGTGGCTTAACGACTTTAGGAGCCAATGCGGTTTCGATGGCTGTGATCGGCCCATTGGTTGCCTATGGAGTTTATTGGCTGATTCTCAAAACAACCCATAAGCAGAAAGTGGCGATTTTCTTAGCCGCAGCCCTGGCAGATCTGGCAACCTATGGAGTCACGTCTTTGCAATTAGCCCTGGCATTTCCGGCCCCAGTGGGCGGGGTTTTAGCCTCATTTCTGAAGTTCGGTGGCATTTTTATGATTACCCAAGTCCCCTTGGCCTTGAGTGAAGGATTACTCACTGTTTTAGTCTGGAATTGGCTCCAGGCCTACTCACCGGAAGAACTCAAATTATTAAAACATTTACCCGCAGCCCTAAAAGAAACCTAAAGCTTATGCACATTACAACCGAGACCGAAACCGAACAAGTCACCCTCGCGCCAGAAATTCGTGATTACTTGAAACTCGTCAGTGGCAGCAGAATTAAGTTTGTTATTAATGATCAGGGACAAGTCAAACTCTTTCCACTCAATGTTGAAGTTGAACCGCTGTCTGGAATCCTTCACTGGCCTGGGATAGCTGAAGTCTCTCATGAAGATATGGAAGCTGCAATTATTGAGGCCGCCAATGATTGGACTTGATCCTAATTTCTATCCATTCACCGCTGAGGTTGTTTCTCTCGATGCTTAAATCCCGTTCATTGCGCCTCAATCTTGGCTTAACTGCTGGAGTCTTAATCCTGATTGCTGTTCCCTTAGCCATGCTTCGAGAAGCTGAATTTTCCGGTGCAGATAACCAGGCCCAGGATGCGATTACCGCCCTTCACCCCAACTACAAACCCTGGACACAGCCAATTTTTAAACCTGCCAGTAGTGTTGAATCTCTGTTATTTGCTGCCCAGGCCGCTTTCGGAGCCGGAATGATTGGCTATGTCATGGGTTGGTATCGTGGCCGTCAGGAAGCTAGAACCGATGCCTCCCCATCCCCGATGAAAAATCGAAATCCGAATTGAATTTATCAATCTAACAATCTCAAACTAGAGCGTTATGTAGGCTGTTCTGAGCCATAAGAACCTGAGAAATCTTCCTAGAAAAACGCTTTTTAACCTATCCTTGTTTAATTCTCAATGGGAAACGTGATATGGCTAGTAAAATTCCTGTTACGATCATCACCGGCTTTTTAGGCAGTGG is from Synechococcus sp. PCC 6312 and encodes:
- a CDS encoding energy-coupling factor ABC transporter permease; this translates as MNISRWLSLGMIAGLSFYLVIASPAPAYAMHIMEGFLPLRWAVFWWIVFLPCFWLGFRSLNRIVKEQPELKLLLALAGAFTFVLSALKLPSVTGSSSHPTGTGLGTILFGPWVMSVLGALVLLFQALLLAHGGLTTLGANAVSMAVIGPLVAYGVYWLILKTTHKQKVAIFLAAALADLATYGVTSLQLALAFPAPVGGVLASFLKFGGIFMITQVPLALSEGLLTVLVWNWLQAYSPEELKLLKHLPAALKET
- a CDS encoding energy-coupling factor ABC transporter substrate-binding protein — translated: MLKSRSLRLNLGLTAGVLILIAVPLAMLREAEFSGADNQAQDAITALHPNYKPWTQPIFKPASSVESLLFAAQAAFGAGMIGYVMGWYRGRQEARTDASPSPMKNRNPN